A single genomic interval of Arctopsyche grandis isolate Sample6627 chromosome 8, ASM5162203v2, whole genome shotgun sequence harbors:
- the LOC143915635 gene encoding xylosyl- and glucuronyltransferase LARGE2s-like, which yields MLRIISRPWLSFVLGAWITLLIVFYKWPDKDISILEKQNEMLKLQLKMSHNHMEDLLKNNKAGVSLNHDFSNTVIDENIDACEVIHVAMVCGGYNSTRGIVPLIKSILFYRRNPIHFHLMVDDVAFTILETLFNTWDLPEVTITFYHTNDAIPMVSWIPNAHYSGIFGLLKLTLPNVLPKNLKKVIVLDTDLTFLSDIAELWVLFQKMKNEIFGLVENQSDWYLGKLWHEFKPWPAIGRGFNTGVILLHLDNIRIQINWLLLWKNVTEVNLLKYTGTKLADQDIFNAIIKQYPDIVYKMDCEWNVQLSDNSRSERCYARNYSIIKVIHWNSPRKYKVKLKNIKYFQNVHQMFLGYDGNLLRSKLIICKEDFSSNKLNDTDPCFAFRHGHMTKLRTHLYFMEFAYSHKDSYDVTLVAQLSMDRLQFVEELSSHWEGPMSLAFYISDAESQELLTFVEDWSELLKKRKNIAYHLVYKQGTHYPVNHLRNVALKNVVTPYVFLMDIDFLPMFGIYDYLRKSIQLTNPGPLKKALVVPAFETQRYRSKFPRNKSNVLKQLEAGNLYTFRYHVWKKGHAPTDYLKWRNSSYPYQIEWQPDYEPYIVAHNSIPSYDPRFTGFGWNKVSHVMEMYAQGYTFIVLPSAFIVHMPHAPSLEINQFRNSIQYRMCLKKLKEEFIGDLNKKYHKDFNIDNM from the exons ATGCTACGAATTATTTCGAGACCATGGCTAAGTTTCGTGCTTGGCGCGTGGATTACTCTTCTGATAGTATTTTACAAATGGCCCGACAAAGATATTTCTATTCTGGAGAAACAAAATGAAATGTTAAAACTACAATTAAAGATGTCCCACAATCATATGGAAGATTTGCTGAAAAACAATAAGGCCGGTGTCAGTTTGAATCACGACTTCAGCAACACA GTTATTGATGAAAATATAGACGCTTGCGAAGTAATACATGTTGCGATGGTTTGTGGAGGTTACAATTCAACACGAGGCATCGTCCCGTTGATCAAATCAATTCTGTTCTATAGAAGAAATccaattcattttcatttaatgGTGGACGATGTAGCCTTCACCATACTTGAAACTTTATTTAATACCTGGGATCTCCCTGAAG TTACAATTACTTTTTATCATACGAATGATGCCATCCCAATGGTCTCATGGATTCCTAATGCGCATTATTCGGGGATTTTTGGTCTTTTAAAATTGACTTTGCCAAATGTTCTGccgaaaaatctgaaaaaagtaATCGTCCTCGATACAGATTTGACATTTTTGTCTGATATCGCAGAACTATGGGTGCTGTTCcagaaaatgaaaaatgaa ATTTTTGGTCTTGTTGAAAATCAAAGTGATTGGTATTTGGGAAAATTGTGGCATGAATTTAAACCTTGGCCAGCAATAGGCCGAGGTTTCAACACTGGAGTCATCCTTCTTCATCTTGATAATATAAGAATTCAAATTAATTGGTTACTTCTATGGAAAAATGTTACCGAAGTAAATCTTTTAAAATACACCGGAACAAAACTTGCTGATCAAGACATTTTCAATGCAATAATTAAACAATACCCTGATATAGTTTATAAAATGGATTGTGAATGGAATGTTCAATTGAGCGATAATAGTAGAAGCGAACGATGCTATGCTAGAAACTATAGCATTATTAAG GTTATACATTGGAACTCACCAAGAAAATATAAAGTGaaactgaaaaatattaaatacttcCAAAATGTTCACCAAATGTTTTTAGGATATGACGGTAATTTATTACGAAGCAAACTAATTATTTGCAAAGAAGATTTTTCTTCTAATAAG cTCAATGATACTGATCCATGTTTTGCTTTTCGTCATGGTCATATGACAAAATTGAGAacccatttatattttatggagTTTGCTTATAGTCATAAAGATAGTTATGATGTAACTTTAGTTGCCCAGCTTTCGATGGATAGGCTACAATTTGTAGAAGAATTGAGCTCGCACTGGGAAG GTCCTATGAGTTTGGCATTTTACATATCTGATGCAGAATCGCAAGAACTGCTAACTTTCGTGGAAGATTGGTCCGAATTgctaaagaaaagaaaaaacattGCATATCATTTGGTTTACAAGCAAGGG ACACACTATCCTGTTAATCACTTACGAAATGTAGCACTGAAAAATGTTGTGACtccttatgtatttttaatggaTATTGACTTCTTACCGATGTTCGGAATTTATGATTATCTTAGGAAATCGATACAGCTTACTAATCCAGGACCTTTAAAAAAG GCTTTGGTTGTGCCAGCTTTCGAGACTCAACGTTATCGCTCAAAATTTCCTAGAAATAAGTCCAATGTTTTGAAACAGCTGGAGGCTGGGAATTTATACACCTTTAGATATCATGTATGGAAGAAAGGCCATGCGCCGACAGACTATTTGAAGTGGAGAAATTCTAGCTATCCATATCag ATTGAGTGGCAGCCAGACTATGAACCATATATTGTAGCTCATAATTCAATTCCATCATATGATCCACGGTTTACCGGTTTTGGATGGAATAAAGTGTCGCACGTGATGGAAATGTATGCTCAAGGATATACTTTCATTGTTTTACCATCTGCGTTTATTGTACACATGCCTCATGCGCCTTCTCTGGAAATAAATCAGTTTAGAAACTCAATACAGTACCGAAT GTGTCTGAAAAAGTTAAAGGAAGAGTTTATTGGAGaccttaataaaaaatatcataaagaCTTCAACATTGATAATATGTGA